One Deltaproteobacteria bacterium DNA window includes the following coding sequences:
- a CDS encoding beta-ketoacyl-ACP synthase 3: MPASAVLGCGRHLPARAVSNEELAGALGASAARLAELTGVTRRHHADDGHGPSDLAREAALHALAGAGLEPADVDLIVFATMTPDVAFPGSGCYLQDKLGFRTVGALDVRAQCAGFLFALATADRFVRGGAAGCVLVACAEVHSTALDYSPSAAAVTPYFGDGAGAVVLGAARTPGVLAAVLHSDPDGLERFWCEFPASRHYPARMDREAYRAGRHYYRLDAAAVHPQARAALAGVTHEVLDCAGVGADRVALFLVHYLDARVACAAAETARLPRERVVATAERAGHIAAAGIPIALADALAAGRVGKGDLVCCAAFGAGMSWGGVLLRL, translated from the coding sequence CTGCCGGCGAGCGCCGTCCTCGGCTGCGGCCGCCACCTGCCAGCGCGGGCCGTCAGCAACGAAGAGCTCGCGGGCGCGCTCGGCGCCTCGGCCGCGCGGCTGGCGGAGTTGACGGGGGTGACGCGCCGGCATCACGCCGACGACGGCCACGGGCCCTCGGACCTGGCGCGCGAGGCCGCGCTCCACGCGCTCGCCGGCGCCGGCCTCGAGCCCGCCGACGTCGATCTCATCGTGTTCGCCACCATGACGCCGGACGTCGCCTTCCCCGGCTCGGGCTGCTACCTGCAGGACAAGCTCGGCTTCCGGACGGTGGGCGCGCTCGACGTGCGCGCCCAGTGCGCCGGCTTCCTCTTCGCGCTCGCCACGGCGGATCGCTTCGTACGCGGGGGGGCCGCGGGGTGCGTGCTGGTCGCGTGCGCCGAGGTCCACTCGACCGCCCTCGACTACTCGCCGAGCGCAGCCGCGGTGACGCCGTACTTCGGGGACGGCGCCGGCGCGGTCGTGCTCGGCGCGGCGCGCACGCCGGGCGTGCTCGCTGCCGTCCTGCACAGCGACCCCGACGGCCTGGAGCGCTTCTGGTGCGAGTTCCCCGCCAGCCGTCACTACCCCGCGCGCATGGACCGAGAGGCCTATCGCGCCGGCCGCCACTACTATCGGCTCGATGCCGCGGCCGTGCACCCGCAGGCACGCGCGGCACTCGCCGGCGTGACGCACGAGGTCCTCGACTGCGCCGGTGTGGGGGCCGACCGCGTGGCGCTCTTCCTCGTGCACTACCTCGACGCGCGCGTGGCGTGCGCGGCGGCGGAGACCGCCCGCCTACCGCGTGAGCGCGTCGTGGCGACCGCCGAGCGTGCGGGCCACATCGCGGCCGCCGGCATCCCGATCGCGCTCGCCGATGCGCTCGCCGCGGGGCGGGTGGGAAAGGGTGACCTCGTCTGCTGCGCGGCCTTCGGCGCGGGCATGTCGTGGGGCGGGGTGCTGCTGCGCCTCTGA